A region from the Lolium perenne isolate Kyuss_39 chromosome 4, Kyuss_2.0, whole genome shotgun sequence genome encodes:
- the LOC127294278 gene encoding pentatricopeptide repeat-containing protein At2g22070-like: MRRHYAALLRRAASLPSLPLVASLHAAALRRGAVLVPSLIHAYSACGDPTSARSVFDGLPAQEQTLSARTALASAMSAHGRCQDVLVLFQGLEGEMDDKAVTVVLAACARAGMVSQGREVFARVRRPALQHYTCMVEMLGRAGEVEEAEGLVARMEARPDRVIFAVLLAACRVHGRVDVAERVARLMHGHGIA; the protein is encoded by the coding sequence ATGCGGCGGCACTACGCGGCGCtcctccgccgcgccgcctcgcTGCCGTCCCTCCCGCTCGTGGCCTCCCTCCACGCTGCCGCGCTGCGCCGGGGCGCGGTCCTCGTCCCCTCGCTCATCCACGCATATTCCGCCTGCGGCGACCCAACCTCCGCGCGTAGCGTGTTCGACGGATTGCCCGCGCAGGAGCAGACGCTCTCGGCGCGCACCGCGCTGGCCAGCGCGATGTCGGCGCACGGACGGTGCCAGGATGTACTCGTACTGTTCCAAGGACTGGAGGGGGAGATGGACGATAAAGCGGTGACGGTGGTCCTCGCCGCGTGCGCGAGGGCAGGGATGGTGAGCCAGGGACGGGAGGTGTTCGCAAGGGTGAGGAGGCCGGCGCTGCAGCACTACACATGCATGGTCGAGATGCTGGGACGGGCCGGGGAGGTTGAGGAGGCTGAGGGGCTGGTGGCGCGGATGGAGGCGCGCCCGGACAGGGTTATCTTTGCAGTGCTTCTGGCAGCTTGCCGGGTGCACGGTCGCGTCGATGTGGCCGAGAGAGTGGCCAGGTTGATGCACGGGCATGGCATTGCCTGA
- the LOC127294277 gene encoding digalactosyldiacylglycerol synthase 1, chloroplastic, translating into MAGFGVDTRPAAAAGEGALSFISRSLREDLRLIRARAGELETFLSAPVPEPDLFARLRRAYTTSSSSPGSTRLDLSAIGKAFEAEVGRGWGARAAGWKWEEEEEDAGVWDPIRAVKSRLRDLDRKRQDQASDVLHKVKLSLKSMSFAPEASEEVPPLDLNELLAYFLKQSGPLFDQLGIKRDVCDKLVESLCSKRKDHSAYDLLSTSEHSSFRNDNVCDDLDLRIASILQSTGHNYEGGFWDDGQKYDVADKRHVAIVTTASLPWMTGTAVNPLFRAAYLAKSSKQYVTLMVPWLCKSDQELVYPNNMTFSSPEDQETYIRDWLEERVGFKTDFKISFYPGKFQKERRSIIPAGDTSQFIPSKEADIAILEEPEHLNWYHHGKRWTDKFNHVVGVVHTNYLEYIKREKNGAVQAFFVKHINNLVARAYCHKILRLSGATQDLARSMICNVHGVNPKFLEVGERIAAERESGQQSMSKGAYFLGKMVWAKGYRELIDLLAKHKTDLDGFKLDVYGNGEDSVEVQSAAKKLDLNLNFHKGRDHADDSLHGYKVFVNPSISDVLCTATAEALAMGKFVVCADHPSNDFFRLFPNCLTYTTSEDFVAKVKEAMTRDPQPLTAEQRYNLSWEAATQRFMEHSELDKVLNNSTDSASTSGRANSVDGKMRKSASLPNMSDIVDGGLAFAHYCFTGNELLRLSTGAIPGTLNYNKQHSSDLHLLPPQVQNPVYGW; encoded by the exons ATGGCCGGCTTCGGCGTGGACACgcgcccggcggcggcggcgggggagggcGCGCTGTCCTTCATCTCGCGGAGCCTGCGGGAGGACCTGCGCCTCATCCGCGCGCGGGCGGGGGAGCTCGAGACCTTCCTCAGCGCGCCCGTGCCGGAGCCCGACCTCTTCGCGCGCCTCCGCAGGGCCTACACCACATCCTCCTCCTCCCCCGGCTCCACGCGGCTCGACCTGTCGGCGATTGGGAAGGCGTTCGAGGCCGAGGTCGGGAGGGGGTGGGGCGCCAGGGCCGCCGGCTGGAagtgggaggaggaggaggaggacgccgggGTGTGGGACCCCATTCGGGCCGTCAAGTCGCGCCTCAGGGACCTCGACCGGAAACGCCAGGACCAGGCCTCCGACGTGCTCCACAAGGTCAAGCTCAGCTTG AAATCGATGAGCTTTGCACCTGAAGCATCTGAG GAAGTTCCACCATTGGATTTAAATGAACTCCTTGCGTATTTTCTAAAGCAATCTGGACCATTGTTTGACCAACTTGGTATAAAAAGAG ATGTGTGTGACAAGTTGGTGGAGTCTCTGTGCAGCAAGCGCAAGGACCACTCTGCATATGATCTGCTGTCAACTAGTGAACACTCTTCATTCAGAAATGATAATGTTTGTGATGATCTTGATCTAAGGATAGCTAGCATCCTACAAAGTACAGGACATAATTATGAAGGTGGTTTTTGGGATGATGGGCAAAAGTATGATGTAGCTGACAAGAGGCATGTCGCCATAGTCACTACAGCCAGTCTTCCCTGGATGACGGGAACTGCTGTAAACCCTTTGTTTCGAGCTGCGTACTTGGCTAAATCTTCCAAGCAATATGTAACCCTAATGGTTCCCTGGCTTTGCAAGTCAGATCAAGAGCTCGTCTATCCCAATAACATGACTTTTAGTTCCCCAGAAGACCAAGAAACATACATAAGGGATTGGCTGGAAGAAAGGGTTGGATTTAAAACGGACTTCAAAATATCATTCTACCCTGGAAAG TTTCAGAAAGAAAGGAGAAGTATAATTCCTGCTGGGGACACTTCACAATTTATACCATCAAAGGAAGCCGACATAGCAATTCTGGAAGAGCCTGAGCATCTGAACTGGTACCACCATGGGAAGCGCTGGACCGATAAATTTAATCATGTTGTTGGTGTTGTGCATACGAATTACTTGGAGTATATCAAAAGAGAGAAGAATGGTGCTGTTCAAGCTTTTTTTGTCAAGCACATTAACAACCTTGTTGCCAGAGCTTACTGTCATAAG ATTTTGCGACTATCTGGAGCTACTCAAGATCTAGCGAGGTCCATGATCTGCAACGTACATGGTGTTAATCCCAAATTTCTGGAGGTGGGGGAGAGAATAGCAGCAGAGAGGGAGTCTGGGCAGCAGTCCATGTCCAAAGGAGCTTATTTTCTGGGGAAGATGGTCTGGGCCAAAGGCTACAGAGAACTGATAGATTTGCTTGCGAAGCACAAGACCGATTTGGATGGCTTCAAACTGGATGTCTACGGAAATGGTGAAGATTCAGTTGAGGTGCAATCAGCTGCCAAGAAGTTGGATTTAAATCTTAATTTCCATAAAGGCCGGGATCATGCAGATGATTCTCTTCATGG GTACAAAGTTTTCGTAAACCCAAGCATAAGCGATGTCCTGTGCACGGCAACTGCTGAGGCGCTAGCCATGGGTAAGTTTGTGGTGTGCGCAGATCACCCGTCCAATGATTTCTTCAGGTTGTTCCCAAACTGCCTGACATACACAACATCGGAGGATTTCGTCGCCAAAGTGAAGGAAGCGATGACCCGCGATCCCCAGCCCCTCACTGCCGAGCAACGGTACAACCTCTCGTGGGAGGCCGCGACCCAGAGGTTTATGGAGCACTCCGAGCTGGACAAGGTCCTGAACAACAGTACTGATTCTGCCAGCACCTCCGGACGCGCTAACAGCGTCGACGGGAAGATGAGGAAATCAGCCTCGTTGCCAAACATGTCGGACATTGTAGATGGCGGGCTCGCTTTCGCCCACTACTGCTTCACGGGCAACGAGCTCCTCAGGCTGTCGACCGGGGCGATACCCGGGACCCTGAATTACAACAAGCAACATAGCTCGGACCTGCACCTGCTGCCTCCTCAGGTACAGAATCCTGTATATGGCTGGTAA